A genome region from Camelina sativa cultivar DH55 chromosome 10, Cs, whole genome shotgun sequence includes the following:
- the LOC104717813 gene encoding glucose-6-phosphate isomerase 1, chloroplastic produces the protein MASLSGLYSSSPSLKPSKNLSFKALPPAQSRDSFSFPHTSKPTTNLPLTLSSARSLARDISLSDAKKELVKDPDALWKRYLDWFYQQKDLGLYLDVSRVGFTDEFVAEMEPRFQAAFKAMEDLEKGSIANPDEGRMVGHYWLRDSTLAPKPTLKTLIENTLNSICSFSDDIISGKIKPPTSPEGRFTQILSVGIGGSALGPQFIAEALAPDNPPLKIRFIDNTDPAGIDHQVAQLGAELATTLVIVISKSGGTPETRNGLLEVQKAFRDAGLNFSKQGVAITQENSLLDNTARIEGWLARFPMYDWVGGRTSIMSAVGLLPAALQGINIRELLTGAKIMDEATRTTSIKNNPAALLAMCWYWASDGVGSKDMVVLPYKDSLLLFSRYLQQLVMESLGKEFDLDGNTVNQGLTVYGNKGSTDQHAYIQQLREGVHNFFATFIEVLRDRPPGHDWELEPGVTCGDYLFGMLQGTRSALYANGRESISVTIEEVTPRSVGALIALYERAVGLYASIVNINAYHQPGVEAGKKAAAEVLALQKRVLSVLNEATCKDPVEPLTLEEIADRCHAPEEIEMIYKIIAHMSANDRVLIAEGNCGSPRSIKVYLGECNVDDLYA, from the exons ATGGCCTCTCTCTCAGGCCTCTACTCTTCTTCCCCATCTCTCAAACCTTCCAAAAACCTCTCCTTTAAAGCATTGCCGCCGGCGCAATCCCGTGATTCCTTCTCTTTCCCACATACCTCCAAACCCACCACCAACCTGCCGTTGACTCTCTCCTCGGCTCGTTCCTTGGCGCGCGACATTTCTCTCTCGGATGCGAAGAAAGAGCTTGTCAAAGATCCGGATGCGTTGTGGAAGCGGTACCTCGATTGGTTTTATCAGCAGAAAGACCTCGGGCTGTATCTCGATGTCAGCCGGGTCGGGTTCACCGACGAGTTTGTGGCCGAGATGGAGCCCCGGTTTCAGGCTGCGTTTAAGGCTATGGAGGATCTTGAAAAAGGGTCTATAGCGAATCCAGATGAAGGAAGGATGGTTGGACATTACTGGCTTAGGGACTCTACGCTCGCACCCAAACCCACTTTGAAGACCTTGATCGAGAATACACTTAATTCTATCTGCTCTTTCTCCGACGACATCATCTCTGGCAAG ATTAAGCCACCAACTTCTCCTGAGGGTCGTTTTACTCAGATACTTTCTGTAGGCATTGGAGGTTCGGCTCTTGGACCTCAATTTATCGCTGAGGCCTTGGCTCCTGATAATCCTCCGTTGAAG ATAAGATTCATCGACAACACCGACCCTGCTGGAATCGATCATCAGGTTGCACAACTTGGGGCAGAGCTTGCCACGACTTTAGTGATTGTTATCTCAAAG AGTGGAGGTACTCCTGAAACTAGAAATGGACTTTTGGAAGTGCAGAAAGCATTCCGTGACGCTGGTCTGAATTTCTCAAAGCAG GGTGTTGCAATAACCCAAGAAAACTCGTTGCTGGATAATACAGCCAGAATTGAAGGTTGGCTAGCTCGATTTCCTATGTACGACTGGGTGGGTGGAAGAACATCAATAATGTCTGCAGTTGGTTTGCTTCCAGCAGCACTACAG GGGATTAATATTAGAGAGCTGCTTACCGGTGCCAAAATAATGGATGAGGCGACAAGAACAACTTCG atAAAAAATAACCCTGCAGCTCTCTTAGCTATGTGTTGGTACTGGGCTTCAGATGGTGTTGGCTCCAAG GATATGGTCGTTCTTCCTTACAAGGATAGCTTATTACTATTTAGTCGGTATCTCCAGCAGCTGGTCATGGAATCACTGGGAAAGGAGTTTGATCTTGACGGTAACACT GTTAATCAAGGGTTAACTGTATATGGAAACAAGGGGAGCACAGATCAGCATGC CTACATTCAACAGCTGAGAGAGGGTGTGCACAATTTCTTTGCAACCTTTATAGAAGTGTTACGGGATAGACCCCCAGGTCACGATTGGGAGCTTGAACCAGGTGTCACTTGTGGAGACTACCTCTTTGGGATGCTTCAG GGAACTAGATCTGCATTATATGCAAACGGTAGAGAGTCCATTAGCGTTACTATCGAGGAAGTGACACCAAGATCTGTTGGGGCTCTTATAGCTCTTTATGAAAGAGCGGTCGGATTGTATGCCTCAATTGTGAACATAAATGCTTACCACCAACCCG GTGTGGAAGCCGGCAAAAAGGCAGCAGCAGAAGTTCTGGCTCTGCAAAAGCGGGTGTTGTCAGTTCTTAATGAAGCCAC GTGTAAAGATCCGGTAGAGCCATTGACATTGGAAGAGATAGCTGATCGTTGCCATGCTCCTGAGGAA ATAGAGATGATATACAAGATCATAGCGCACATGTCTGCAAACGACAGAGTTCTGATAGCTGAAGGAAACTGTGGATCGCCACGGAGCATCAAAGTGTATCTGGGAGAGTGCAATGTGGATGACCTGTACGCATAA